One genomic segment of Panicum virgatum strain AP13 chromosome 2N, P.virgatum_v5, whole genome shotgun sequence includes these proteins:
- the LOC120662155 gene encoding uncharacterized protein LOC120662155, which translates to MMRGGGDEYQQQHYYGAGAPHGLLMAVVLGLVVAGPLFMGDGGEAITGAVAELLGPTGLLLLPVSLILVIRILSSNRGAAALADVFALGGSPDSVHRLGGSPVGVALALMLIVVLLYYRTSLFGGDGGDDE; encoded by the coding sequence ATGatgaggggcggcggcgacgagtaccagcagcagcactaCTACGGGGCGGGGGCGCCGCACGGGCTGCTCATGGCCGTGGTGCTGGGCCTCGTGGTGGCCGGCCCGCTCTTCATGGGCGACGGCGGGGAGGCCATCACGGGCGCCGTCGCCGAGCTCCTCGGCCCCACGGGGCTCCTGCTGCTCCCCGTCAGCCTCATCCTCGTCATCCGCATCCTCTCCTCcaaccgcggcgccgccgcgctcgccgatgTCTTCGCCCTTGGTGGCTCACCGGACTCCGTCCACCGCCTCGGTGGCTCGCCCGTCGGGGTCGCGCTCGCGCTCATGCTCATCGTCGTCCTGCTCTACTACAGGACGTCGCTcttcggcggcgacggtggcgacGACGAGTAG
- the LOC120662156 gene encoding uncharacterized protein LOC120662156 — MAEEKSALQSAREWVVDHKLRAVGTLWLSGIVGSIAYNWSRPGMKTSVKIIHARLHAQALTLAALAGSALVEYYDHQQGSGSKVHQYAKQILSSDGSSQKE; from the exons ATGGCGGAGGAGAAGAGCGCGCTGCAGTCGGCGAGGGAGTGGGTCGTCGACCACAAGCTCCGGGCCGTCG GGACGCTGTGGCTGAGCGGCATCGTGGGCTCCATCGCCTACAACTGGTCCAGGCCGGGCATGAAGACCAGCGTCAAGATCATCCATGCCAG GTTGCATGCCCAGGCTCTGACACTGGCTGCCTTGGCTGGGTCTGCACTGGTGGAGTACTATGATCATCAGCAAGGATCGggatcaaaggttcaccaaTATGCAAAGCAGATCCTATCATCTGACGGCAGCTCACAAAAAGAGTAG